Proteins encoded together in one Kitasatospora albolonga window:
- a CDS encoding PadR family transcriptional regulator, whose amino-acid sequence MRQDAVRGHLDGLLLAVLEPAPLHGYAIITAVQQRSGGALELRTGTIYPALNRLERLGLLRSTWESEGQRKRRCYALTEAGARFLADERTAWQDFTAAIGSVLNPVAPHPHGQGA is encoded by the coding sequence ATGAGACAGGATGCGGTACGCGGACACCTGGACGGTCTCCTCCTGGCGGTGCTCGAACCGGCCCCGCTGCACGGGTACGCGATCATCACCGCGGTCCAGCAGCGCAGCGGCGGTGCGCTCGAACTGCGGACCGGCACCATCTACCCGGCGCTGAACCGGCTGGAGCGGCTCGGCCTGCTGCGCAGCACCTGGGAGTCGGAGGGCCAACGCAAGCGCCGCTGTTACGCGTTGACGGAGGCGGGCGCGCGCTTCCTGGCGGACGAACGCACGGCCTGGCAGGACTTCACCGCCGCGATCGGCTCGGTCCTCAACCCGGTCGCCCCGCACCCGCACGGGCAGGGCGCATGA
- a CDS encoding aldo/keto reductase codes for MTSATTSESPASTTRTDTTGTGTDSTTGTGTITAAVSGRWTLGDLPVNRIGFGTMRLPQTGPALVADAVSRDRAAALAVLRRAVELGVNHIDTAAFYFSPLRSANELINSALAPYADDLVITTKVGPARDRAGEWAEHARTPSALRAQVEENLRQLGRDHLDVVNLRVVGTESIAERFGALADLREAGLIRHLGLSNVTPAHLAEARAIAPVVCVQNRYGIGVRPEDDAFVRECGEQGIAFVPFYAIAAAGAEAGATAAEPAEVLAVAEAHGASPAQIRLAWALHQGPHVLAIPGTGDLGHLAANVAAGARRLSEDELTLLDGLHRSATTG; via the coding sequence ATGACTTCCGCCACGACCTCCGAAAGTCCCGCGAGCACCACCCGCACCGACACCACTGGAACCGGCACCGACAGCACCACCGGCACCGGCACCATCACCGCGGCCGTGTCCGGCCGCTGGACCCTGGGCGATCTGCCGGTCAACCGCATCGGCTTCGGCACGATGCGGCTGCCGCAGACCGGCCCCGCGCTCGTGGCCGATGCCGTCTCCCGCGACCGCGCCGCCGCCCTGGCCGTGCTGCGCCGGGCCGTCGAGCTGGGCGTGAACCACATCGACACGGCGGCCTTCTACTTCTCCCCGCTGCGCTCCGCCAACGAGCTGATCAACAGCGCCCTCGCTCCGTACGCGGACGACCTCGTGATCACCACCAAGGTCGGCCCGGCCCGGGACCGGGCGGGGGAGTGGGCGGAGCACGCCCGCACGCCCTCCGCACTGCGCGCCCAGGTCGAGGAGAACCTGCGCCAGCTCGGCCGCGACCACCTCGACGTGGTGAACCTGAGGGTCGTCGGTACGGAGTCGATAGCCGAGCGCTTCGGTGCTCTGGCCGACCTGCGTGAGGCCGGGCTCATCCGCCATCTGGGCCTCTCCAACGTCACCCCCGCCCACCTCGCCGAGGCCCGGGCCATCGCCCCGGTGGTCTGCGTGCAGAACCGGTACGGGATCGGGGTGCGGCCCGAGGACGACGCGTTCGTGCGGGAGTGCGGGGAGCAGGGGATCGCGTTCGTGCCGTTCTACGCGATAGCCGCGGCCGGTGCGGAGGCCGGCGCGACGGCGGCCGAGCCCGCCGAGGTGCTGGCCGTCGCGGAGGCCCACGGGGCGAGCCCGGCGCAGATCCGGCTGGCGTGGGCCCTGCACCAGGGTCCGCATGTGCTGGCCATCCCCGGCACCGGCGACCTCGGCCATCTCGCCGCCAACGTGGCCGCCGGAGCCCGGCGGCTCTCCGAGGACGAGCTGACGCTCCTGGACGGCCTGCACCGGAGCGCCACGACCGGCTGA